From Rhinoraja longicauda isolate Sanriku21f chromosome 30, sRhiLon1.1, whole genome shotgun sequence, a single genomic window includes:
- the spen gene encoding msx2-interacting protein isoform X3: MVRETRHLWVGNLPENVREDKIIEHFKRYGRVESVKILPKRGSEGGVAAFVDFVDIKSAQKAHNSVNKMGDRDLRTDYNEPGTIPSAARGLDDTVPIGTRTREVSGFRGGGGGPTYGPPPSLHGREGRYERRLDGASDNRERTYDHSAYGHHDRTTAGFDRPRHYEQDYYRDPRDRTIQHGVYYGSRSRSPTRFEAHDPRYEQRGREQFAISSVVHRDLYREDITREVRGRRQEKNYQHSRSRSPHSSRSGNQSPQRPSQGRSRRSPSGSGSRSRSSSSDSVSSSSSTSSDSSDSSSSSSDESPARSVQSAAVPAPPIQLPTPVEKDEPRKSYGIKVQNLPVRSTDTSLKDGLFHEFKKYGKVTSVQIHGASEERYGLVFFRQQEDQEKAMNASKGKLFFGMQIEVTAWTGPETESENEFRPLDDRIDEFHPKATRTLFIGNLEKTTTYGDLRNIFERFGEIVDIDIKKVNGVPQYAFLQYCDIASVCKAIKKMDGEYLGNNRLKLGFGKSMPTNCVWLDGLSSNITEQYLSRHFCRYGPVLKIVLDRQKGMALVLYDEIECAQTAVQETKGRKIGGNRIKVDFANRESQLAFYRSMEVSGQDIRDLYEIFAERRQDRRGSYHEYPTDRAYFDTVRGPATVFPEDPRRDYRARSRDFYAEWDPYQGDYYDPRYYEDPREYRDYRDPYEQDIREYSYRQRERERERERYESDRERDHERRTCERSQSPTHSRRAQSCSASPTQSERHQSDSMDSERRIYSRSSDRSGSCSSLSPPRYDKVEKTDKIRPERYDKNEKEKDRLFEPERVDKRTQRKEKVEKLEKTKKIEKPEVEKPEKKEKTEKLKLRKMKPPTPSSPSSETDQEIDRDLNPDGQKGKTKQGKEKAEKDGASKNRLDLIPCVVLTRVKERETKVIEPLILEKSRGKPENDVVKSPPAEQNKVQLTRPDQTKTELSKVEPTRPKMLKEKLLASQIEIVDKEVKIKHKKNLKPEPCADAPNAMDIDKLEARKRRFADPTLRTDRQKLEVKRSSQEEEELRQGLKKQPELAPWREVGKEGDFDRRPVRKESLRREHRKIKQEKLIPAFSPREGLEPATVSVGIGWRPGVDIQSRISEPSEELVDVQEVGLKKVNTPKPLPKGVLQQLPPHLDEISGEGDMKRDERKRKYSGTEDTNDHKSTHEKSQTAEAEEKLGIDIDYTQSYRKQMEQNRKLKQQQEMEMAKSEKFNSPRKDNPDEFERRSLVHEVGKPPQDVTDDSPPVKRKKTDHFDFEISMKRERNYRSSRQQSEDSEKNVLSPGFRHILSYQDEDDNSVSPHQTLPHQTLPHQTLPPKEPKVFPKPDPTIQVPVKEEPLKCNSYESNKREQILDLSRVKITSQSSEEETARWETRLKLDASRSDVSFPSSIIKRDGIRKRSVRELEPGEVPSDSDEDNEHKSHSPKASTSFESSRLPLFLRNREDDRISDLKLSGSLERNKFYSFALDKTITPDTKALLERAKSLSSSREENWSFLDRDSRFANFRKDKDKEKVESAPRPIPSWYMKKKKIRTDSDGKMDEKKEDHKEDEQERQELFASRFLHSSIFEQDSKRLQHLERKDDELDVISGKFFGRQGSVDGSNSSVELIQEPVVLFHSRFVELTRMQQKEKEKDQKPKELERREVEKEVQPKTPESAPESEVVNTLPLFRALIPQPPSVVPQPVPLEQQEAILNKVVHEASVVENVNSSSADNRTEFASAADALKSVVSVSPCEEAEPTVNKQLDANVTLNFVATEEEISIGEHPSYLNTKPPTPGGAEPQENCTNPETEVLELGSDSTKTSRKEVAPDEHKGDKNPSITVRLDVNQQEEHLEVQPQISDNEVDTEPSVGIKEKRSSQTKRTKTPLQAVTATIPEKPVTRKSERIDREKLKRSSSPRVDAQKLQEQKLEIERVSKNTAKSPSSAPESETLEPSLPLGRTRRRNVRSVYATIDDGPNLMKDSTDMSRSTRKRGDKELQEPSNLQTPPRRGRPPKSRRRPGDENPCFKADPVKQEVEETETKDSIENTKPVEGWKSPRSQKAAQSYPLPASAAFGSHVGKKAIKTESRTSEVCVDHRDDVAETLAEQGSNENIVKPSPEERAVAVDKKTDKNDGALENCPSDKNPGEVVEKGNLEKGSKSKCERGRNSKANDDKMCVRNLEIRLSTEELNVVKSDIETTGTVKKDSQKNDNQSPKLIKEETKNPFSEPPKSPEKDVPKRACSPEAVQRAKQIELERAVENIAKLTEIPTLHPYKDATNEPDVRPEEEIEKPAHQASETELAAAIDSIMADESAEPDNFPSTPRYSAEQTVAGIAEDQTVVPTPPDAIQPETDQAVVNIPESNNNVGTSGRLLAKTPPTNRPVSKIPSSDRGISKAPSSSQSVSKSPASAETLTPKVSPSVERNVSEVPSSTDMISKTPTSTNSVVTEVPAVIGSTSTESIISKASASLETVISKVPVTEESVLSKSTITVESVISKAPVSVESVISKAPASVESVVSETPVGIVRVVSPALPSDRLASKSSAVDSQSAVSVSSVSRSALLTTLAEAKDADMCLQQTENISQKTENPPKPEPAEVPRTPSRRGRSKPRISRRSRRGSTGRKGELADGNNSEPEPVPVSADVKQSTVTTETTLEKPTKVLVEALCIPKSETDNLARLEQCKPDEMKITAANKESVTEAISPQDPQHSLCNEDNKSAPYFKLKQHYDHTPEAQPKQSMPRVAINALPATTTAKISVTSAPILGTTHVSSGAVPDWISRHEGSRSCSTPPPAAPPPDTKASDLDTNSSTLRKILMEPKYVSATGAPTTFVTTAINEPLTSVRTEEAFPSAESNKLVLDEKPTLPPSTTAGQQLTEVLTFNEKEKHVGSLISPKVTSVISRMPPSIDHEEMAKVSMNSRGPVNLPSQSPSLPNMTLTKQKYRSSLTENSRYKLGTFIAEESRPVENMPLNQGSSPGLRVNTSEGVVVLSYSGQKTEGPQRISAPISQIPPASAVDIEFQQSVSKSQAKQEPVSQSQPVTKVSQTPTGYSNVIGTHSSSILTGHGGAPPYNTSPVISSIKQEHQILEKSESSLYSQPAAVKIVYNLLPNIITANKKGGEPVVPKIEPVKVTQQSTLSPGISPHHAALPCKMQSDSNHISSGRGTPTERALSLPVSIKQEPHSPHTSVHSPSSFPKVCQPSSTSSVSQSINANMVMNAGLSMAQFVPNVHLPEKSVIMPPHSVSQTQVVPLGHHSQGEVRMNAPSVPGIPYGIRPEAHHASTRAVLQSQMELRSQRSSTPQSTVIRDLCMPQISNQHQADEELLHYHGIRRGSAPLQPDVLVMQPDYRMHPGSLRLDQYNVPQEMLLRDVRMMYPPLTAVGDVHNESRQARTPEGSVKTPPASKTPQPAKEAPKPSEVKMAKSPHSEARLINVPPGLPMSQSVMVSHGVQLMHQVPSSFHDYPRVYQDLRNFHPSHLGGINPQFGGINMPSRSITPQGISEGEHVHPGVRSKTPQISQESRLSGQVELHSPHMQHLQRERVQPEANPTSYPSPTGVSMPIKHELSSPHQTLTPKQPSFISTQSSAPGAAPSPVISRTDHQTMAKSEPQASAGSQRPVDMVQLLTKYPIVWQGLLALKNDTAAVQLHFVSGNNVLAHRSLPASEGGPPLRIAQRMRLEATQLEGVARRMTVETDYCLLLALPCGRDQEDVVSQTESLKAGFISYLQLKQAAGIINVPNPGSNQPAYVLQIFPPCEFSESHLSRLAPDLLASISNISPHLMIVIASV, encoded by the exons TAGTGATTCAAGCAGCAGTTCCAGTGACGAGTCTCCAGCAAGATCCGTTCAGTCTGCTGCAGTCCCTGCACCACCAATTCAACTCCCGACACCTGTGGAAAAGGATGAACCACGCAAAAGCTATGGAATCAAGGTCCAAAACTTGCCAGTCCGTTCTACTG ACACAAGCCTTAAAGATGGTCTGTTCCATGAATTTAAGAAGTATGGGAAGGTAACATCTGTGCAGATCCATGGTGCTTCTGAAGAGCGCTATGGCCTTGTTTTCTTTCGACAACAAGAAGATCAGGAGAAAGCTATGAATGCGTCTAAGGGGAAGTTATTTTTTGGCATGCAGATTGAAGTCACTGCTTGGACTGGCCCAG AAACGGAAAGTGAGAATGAATTTCGACCACTGGATGACCGAATAGATGAGTTTCATCCCAAAGCCACAAGAACATTATTTATtggaaacctggagaaaaccacaaCCTATGGAGATCTTCGAAACATCTTTGAGCGCTTTGGGGAGATTGTG GATATTGACATCAAGAAGGTAAATGGGGTTCCTCAATACGCCTTCCTACAGTACTGTGACATTGCAAGTGTCTGCAAAGCCATCAAGAAAATGGACGGAGAGTACTTAGGAAATAATCGGCTCAAG CTGGGATTTGGAAAGAGTATGCCAACTAATTGTGTATGGCTGGATGGCCTATCTTCAAATATTACTGAACAATACTTGTCCAGACATTTTTGTCGTTATGGGCCTGTGCTCAAA ATTGTGTTGGATCGTCAGAAAGGAATGGCTCTGGTGTTGTACGATGAAATTGAATGCGCACAGACAGCGGTGCAGGAGACCAAGGGCAGGAAGATTGGAGGAAATAGAATAAAG GTGGATTTTGCAAATCGTGAGAGTCAGTTGGCATTTTATCGTTCAATGGAAGTCTCTGGGCAAGACATCAGAGATCTCTACGAAATCTTTGCTGAGCGAAGGCAA GATCGGAGAGGATCATACCATGAATATCCTACTGATCGAGCCTACTTTGATACGGTTAGGGGCCCGGCCACTGTATTCCCTGAAGATCCTCGGAGAGACTATCGTGCAAGAAGCAGAGATTTTTATGCCGAATGGGATCCTTACCAGGGCGATTATTATGATCCTCGCTACTATGAAGATCCACGGGAGTACAGAGACTACAGAGATCCCTATGAACAGGACATAAGGGAGTACAGTTATCGacagcgagagagggagagggagagggaacggTACGAATCTGATAGAGAGCGAGATCATGAAAGGCGGACTTGTGAACGAAGCCAAAGCCCAACACATTCGAGAAGAGCCCAGAGTTGTAGTGCTTCACCAACGCAATCTGAGAGGCACCAGAGTGACAGCATGGACTCGGAACGTAGAATATACAGTCGATCGTCAGATCGCAGTGGTAGTTGCAGCTCGCTGTCACCTCCTCGATATGATAAAGTTGAGAAGACTGACAAAATCCGACCAGAGCGTTATGATAAAAATGAGAAGGAGAAAGATCGGCTGTTTGAACCCGAAAGAGTTGATAAACGGACCCAAAGGAAAGAAAAGGTTGAGAAAttggaaaaaacaaaaaaaatcgaaAAACCTGAAGTGGAAAAACCAGAGAAGAAGGAGAAAACTGAGAAGCTCAAACTCCGCAAGATGAAGCCTCCAACTCCAAGTTCCCCATCTTCTGAAACAGACCAGGAAATAGACAGGGATCTAAATCCTGATGGACAAAAGGGTAAAACAAAACAAGGGAAGGAAAAAGCAGAGAAAGACGGGGCTTCAAAAAATCGTTTAGATTTAATTCCCTGCGTGGTGTTAACTCGtgtaaaagagagagagacaaaggtgATTGAACCCCTGATTTTGGAGAAGTCGAGAGGAAAGCCAGAGAATGATGTTGTCAAATCTCCTCCTGCAGAACAAAATAAAGTACAGTTAACACGACCTGATCAGACAAAGACAGAGCTGTCTAAAGTAGAGCCGACTAGGCCAAAAATGTTAAAAGAGAAACTGCTTGCCAGCCAAATAGAAATCGTGGACAAGGAAGTGAAAATTAAGCATAAAAAGAACCTCAAACCCGAACCGTGTGCTGATGCACCAAATGCAATGGATATTGACAAACTGGAAGCAAGGAAGAGGCGTTTTGCAGATCCAACTTTAAGAACAGACAGGCAGAAGTTAGAGGTTAAGCGAAGCAGTCAAGAGGAAGAGGAACTGCGTCAAGGTCTAAAGAAACAACCTGAGCTGGCTCCCTGGAGAGAAGTGGGTAAAGAAGGAGATTTTGACCGCAGACCGGTGCGGAAAGAATCGCTCAGACGAGAGCACAGAAAAATTAAGCAAGAAAAATTGATTCCAGCATTCAGCCCCAGGGAAGGGCTGGAGCCTGCCACTGTTTCTGTAGGGATTGGCTGGCGGCCTGGCGTGGATATACAGTCTAGAATAAGTGAGCCATCTGAAGAATTGGTGGATGTTCAAGAAGTTGGCTTGAAGAAAGTGAACACACCAAAACCTCTGCCTAAGGGTGTTCTTCAGCAACTGCCTCCACACCTTGATGAGATATCGGGAGAAGGAGATATGAAAAGAGATGAACGGAAGAGAAAATATAGTGGCACTGAAGACACAAATGATCACAAGTCCACCCATGAGAAATCGCAGACGGCTGAAGCAGAAGAGAAACTAGGGATTGATATTGATTACACTCAGAGTTATAGGAAACAAATGGAGCAGAACCGCAAACTGAAGCAGCAACAGGAGATGGAGATGGCAAAATCAGAGAAATTCAACAGCCCCAGAAAAGATAATCCAGACGAATTTGAGAGAAGAAGTTTGGTCCATGAAGTGGGGAAGCCACCTCAGGATGTCACAGACGACTCTCCTCCAGTTAAACGGAAGAAAACAGACCATTTTGATTTTGAAATTAGCATGAAAAGAGAGAGAAATTATAGGAGTTCTCGTCAGCAAAGTGAGGATTCTGAAAAAAATGTCCTTTCCCCTGGATTTCGACATATTCTGTCTTATCAGGATGAAGATGATAACTCAGTCTCTCCACATCAGACATTGCCACATCAGACGTTGCCCCATCAGACGTTGCCACCGAAAGAACCTAAAGTTTTTCCCAAGCCAGACCCCACTATTCAAGTTCCTGTTAAAGAAGAACCTTTAAAATGCAATTCTTATGAATCAAACAAACGAGAACAAATTTTGGACTTGTCCAGAGTTAAAATAACATCTCAGAGCTCTGAGGAGGAGACAGCCCGCTGGGAAACACGTTTGAAGCTAGATGCAAGTAGATCTGATGTGAGCTTTCCAAGTAGCATTATAAAACGCGATGGAATTCGCAAGCGTTCTGTGCGTGAGCTCGAACCAGGGGAGGTACCAAGCGATTCTGATGAGGATAATGAACATAAATCTCATTCACCAAAAGCCTCAACTTCTTTTGAAAGTTCTAGGTTGCCTTTGTTTCTACGAAATAGGGAGGATGATAGGATATCAGACTTGAAACTGTCGGGTTCTCTGGAAAGAAATAAATTCTATTCCTTTGCTCTTGACAAGACGATTACCCCGGACACCAAGGCTTTACTTGAAAGGGCAAAGTCTCTGTCATCATCCCGAGAAGAAAATTGGTCATTTCTGGATCGAGATTCCAGGTTTGCCAACTTTAGGAaagataaagataaggaaaaggtGGAATCGGCACCAAGGCCAATCCCCTCTTGGTAcatgaaaaagaaaaaaattagAACAGATTCTGACGGCAAAATGGACGAAAAAAAGGAAGACCACAAGGAAGACGAGCAAGAGAGGCAGGAACTATTTGCTTCCCGTTTCCTGCATAGCTCAATTTTTGAGCAGGATTCGAAACGCCTACAGCACCTTGAAAGAAAAGATGATGAATTGGATGTGATTTCTGGTAAATTCTTTGGAAGGCAAGGGTCTGTAGATGGCTCCAATAGCAGCGTAGAACTGATACAAGAACCCGTAGTCCTGTTTCACAGTCGGTTCGTTGAATTGACACGTATGCAACagaaagaaaaggaaaaggaTCAGAAACCGAAAGAACTTGAGCGACGAGAAGTTGAAAAAGAAGTTCAGCCTAAAACACCAGAATCTGCCCCTGAATCAGAGGTGGTGAATACTCTGCCGCTTTTTAGAGCTCTTATACCACAACCACCCTCAGTTGTTCCCCAGCCAGTTCCCCTTGAGCAACAAGAAGCAATTCTGAATAAAGTAGTGCACGAAGCCTCTGTGGTAGAAAATGTAAACTCCAGCTCTGCAGACAATCGTACGGAATTTGCCTCTGCAGCTGATGCCCTGAAATCTGTTGTTAGTGTGAGCCCTTGTGAAGAAGCAGAACCGACAGTGAACAAGCAATTAGATGCAAATGTTACTTTAAATTTTGTTGCTACTGAGGAGGAAATATCAATTGGAGAACATCCCTCTTACTTGAATACTAAACCACCAACTCCAGGGGGAGCTGAGCCACAAGAAAACTGCACAAATCCAGAAACGGAAGTGCTAGAACTTGGTTCAGATTCCACCAAAACTAGCAGAAAAGAAGTGGCACCTGACGAACACAAAGGAGATAAGAATCCTTCTATCACTGTCCGGTTAGATGTCAACCAGCAAGAAGAACACTTGGAGGTACAGCCACAGATTTCGGATAACGAAGTAGATACTGAACCGTCTGTAGGTATAAAAGAGAAAAGGTCTTCACAAACCAAAAGAACAAAGACTCCACTTCAGGCAGTCACTGCAACCATCCCGGAAAAGCCTGTCACGAGGAAAAGTGAGAGGATAGACCGTGAAAAGCTAAAGAGGTCATCATCACCTCGAGTTGACGCTCAGAAACTCCAGGAGCAGAAATTGGAGATAGAAAGAGTCTCAAAAAACACGGCAAAATCTCCAAGTTCTGCCCCAGAGTCTGAAACTTTGGAGCCAAGTTTGCCTTTAGGTAGAACAAGACGTAGAAATGTGCGATCGGTTTATGCGACTATTGATGACGGTCCAAATTTAATGAAAGACTCGACCGATATGTCACGGTCAACCAGGAAACGAGGTGATAAAGAACTTCAGGAACCATCAAATTTACAAACTCCGCCGCGGCGAGGCAGGCCTCCAAAGTCCCGCCGAAGACCAGGCGATGAGAATCCATGTTTTAAAGCTGACCCGGTGAAACAAGAAGTTGAAGAAACGGAAACAAAAGACAGCATTGAAAACACAAAACCAGTTGAAGGATGGAAGTCACCAAGATCACAGAAAGCCGCACAGAGTTATCCTTTACCCGCTTCAGCTGCTTTTGGCAGCCATGTTGGAAAGAAAGCCATTAAAACAGAATCAAGGACATCTGAGGTTTGTGTGGATCATAGAGACGATGTTGCAGAGACTTTGGCTGAGCAAGGCTCGAATGAAAATATCGTTAAACCCTCGCCAGAGGAACGGGCGGTGGCAGTtgacaaaaaaacagacaaaaaTGATGGTGCGTTAGAGAATTGTCCTTCAGATAAAAACCCTGGTGAAGTTGTAGAAAAGGGAAATTTGGAGAAAGGCTCCAAGTCAAAGTGTGAAAGAGGAAGGAATTCAAAGGCCAATGACGACAAAATGTGTGTACGAAATTTGGAAATAAGACTTAGTACCGAGGAGCTAAATGTTGTTAAAAGTGATATCGAGACGACTGGGACTGTAAAGAAAGATTCCCAGAAAAATGACAATCAGTCGCCTAAACTAATTAAAGAAGAAACAAAGAATCCATTTTCAGAACCACCAAAATCACCAGAAAAAGACGTCCCTAAACGTGCGTGTTCGCCAGAAGCTGTGCAGCGTGCTAAGCAGATAGAACTTGAGAGAGCAGTGGAGAACATTGCAAAATTAACAGAAATCCCAACTCTGCATCCTTACAAAGATGCTACAAATGAGCCGGATGTTAGACCAGAGGAAGAAATAGAAAAGCCTGCTCATCAAGCTAGTGAAACGGAGCTTGCAgctgccattgactccatcatgGCAGATGAATCAGCAGAACCCGACAACTTCCCGTCTACTCCAAGATATTCTGCTGAACAAACTGTGGCAGGCATCGCTGAAGATCAGACTGTGGTCCCTACACCCCCAGATGCAATACAGCCTGAAACTGATCAGGCTGTTGTAAATATACCAGAGTCAAATAACAATGTTGGCACCTCGGGACGACTGTTGGCAAAAACACCACCCACAAATCGTCCAGTATCAAAGATCCCATCTTCAGATCGTGGCATTTCTAAAGCCCCATCCTCAAGCCAGTCAGTTTCTAAATCTCCTGCATCAGCAGAGACTTTGACTCCAAAGGTTTCCCCCTCGGTAGAAAGAAATGTTTCTGAAGTTCCCTCTTCAACAGACATGATATCtaaaactcctacctcaacaaacaGCGTTGTGACTGAAGTTCCTGCAGTAATAGGTTCCACCTCAACAGAGAGTATAATTTCTAAAGCTTCAGCTTCATTAGAAACCGTGATTTCTAAAGTTCCTGTCACAGAGGAGAGCGTTTTATCTAAAAGTACCATTACAGTAGAGAGTGTAATATCTAAAGCACCTGTCTCTGTGGAAAGTGTGATTTCCAAAGCTCCTGCCTCAGTGGAGAGTGTGGTTTCTGAAACTCCCGTTGGAATAGTGAGAGTTGTTTCCCCAGCTCTGCCTTCAGACCGTTTGGCTTCTAAAAGTTCAGCTGTGGACAGTCAATCAGCAGTATCAGTCAGCTCAGTTTCCAGATCTGCTTTATTGACTACTTTGGCTGAAGCAAAGGATGCTGACATGTGCCTCCAGCAGACTGAAAACATCTCCCAGAAAACGGAGAACCCTCCAAAACCAGAACCTGCCGAGGTCCCACGAACTCCAAGTCGCAGAGGGCGTTCAAAACCCAGGATATCAAGGCGTAGCAGGCGAGGAAGCACAGGCAGGAAAGGGGAACTAGCAGACGGCAACAACTCTGAACCTGAGCCAGTGCCTGTTTCTGCTGACGTAAAACAAAGCACGGTCACAACAGAAACCACTTTGGAAAAACCTACAAAAGTACTGGTGGAAGCACTTTGCATCCCTAAGAGTGAGACTGACAACCTGGCGAGACTAGAACAGTGCAAACCCGATGAAATGAAAATCACCGCGGCAAATAAGGAGTCAGTGACCGAAGCTATTTCACCTCAGGATCCACAGCATTCTTTGTGTAATGAAGATAACAAGAGTGCTCCATATTTCAAATTAAAACAACACTATGACCACACGCCCGAGGCTCAACCTAAGCAGAGCATGCCAAGAGTAGCCATTAATGCACTCCCAGCCACCACTACTGCAAAGATTTCAGTAACTTCGGCCCCTATTTTGGGAACTACACACGTTAGTTCTGGGGCTGTGCCAGATTGGATATCAAGGCATGAAGGATCCCGTTCTTGTTCCACGCCCCCTCCTGCTGCTCCTCCTCCAGATACCAAAGCCTCTGATCTTGACACAAACTCCAGCACATTGCGGAAAATTCTCATGGAGCCGAAATACGTGTCAGCCACTGGAGCCCCGACAACGTTTGTAACTACGGCTATAAATGAACCGTTGACTTCGGTTCGGACCGAAGAAGCTTTTCCTTCAGCAGAGAGCAACAAACTGGTCTTGGATGAGAAACCTACACTTCCACCGAGCACTACTGCAGGGCAACAATTGACAGAGGTACTGACCTTTAATGAGAAAGAAAAACATGTTGGTTCTTTGATCTCACCGAAAGTTACTTCTGTGATCAGCAGAATGCCGCCAAGTATAGATCATGAGGAAATGGCTAAAGTTTCAATGAATAGTCGCGGGCCCGTTAACCTTCCATCTCAGTCACCCAGCCTCCCAAATATGACGCTGACCAAACAGAAATATAGATCGAGCTTGACTGAAAACAGCCGGTATAAACTCGGAACATTCATTGCAGAAGAGTCTAGGCCGGTGGAAAATATGCCGCTAAATCAGGGATCAAGTCCAGGACTGAGAGTAAATACATCTGAAGGAGTTGTGGTACTGAGTTACTCGGGCCAGAAGACCGAAGGTCCTCAGCGAATAAGTGCTCCCATCAGCCAGATTCCACCTGCTAGTGCAGTGGACATAGAGTTTCAGCAATCTGTGTCCAAGTCACAAGCAAAACAGGAACCAGTTTCACAATCACAGCCCGTGACTAAAGTGTCGCAGACTCCAACCGGCTACAGCAATGTGATTGGCACTCATTCCTCAAGCATACTCACAGGACATGGTGGCGCTCCGCCTTATAACACATCACCTGTGATTTCGAGCATAAAACAGGAGCATCAGATCCTCGAAAAATCTGAATCTTCCCTCTATTCTCAGCCAGCAGCAGTGAAGATTGTCTACAATCTTCTGCCAAACATTATAACTGCTAACAAAAAAGGTGGAGAACCAGTAGTTCCGAAGATCGAACCtgtcaaagtaactcagcagtcgaCACTGAGCCCGGGGATCAGCCCTCACCATGCTGCTCTGCCGTGTAAGATGCAGTCGGACTCTAACCACATCAGCTCTGGGCGTGGAACCCCCACCGAAAGGGCTTTGTCTCTGCCAGTTTCCATTAAACAGgaaccccactccccacacacatcagTTCACTCTCCTTCCTCCTTTCCCAAAGTATGTCAGCCAAGTAGCACATCATCTGTTTCCCAGTCGATAAACGCCAACATGGTTATGAATGCTGGCCTGTCCATGGCACAGTTTGTTCCTAATGTCCACCTGCCAGAGAAGTCGGTCATTATGCCTCCTCACAGTGTGTCGCAGACTCAGGTCGTCCCCTTAGGACACCATTCTCAGGGTGAAGTCAGAATGAATGCCCCTTCAGTACCAGGCATCCCGTATGGCATACGGCCTGAGGCTCATCACGCCTCCACTCGAGCTGTCCTCCAGTCTCAGATGGAACTCCGTTCACAGCGCTCCAGCACACCCCAGTCAACGGTTATCAGGGACTTGTGCATGCCTCAGATCTCCAATCAGCATCAAGCAGACGAAGAGTTGCTCCATTATCATGGCATTAGAAGAGGCTCTGCTCCCCTGCAGCCTGATGTCCTGGTGATGCAGCCAGACTACAGAATGCATCCTGGAAGTTTAAGATTGGACCAATACAATGTTCCCCAGGAGATGCTGTTGCGAGACGTGCGGATGATGTACCCACCTCTCACAGCGGTTGGTGATGTCCACAATGAATCCAGACAAGCCAGGACCCCAGAAGGATCGGTGAAAACCCCTCCTGCCAGTAAAACCCCTCAGCCAGCTAAAGAAGCCCCAAAACCATCTGAGGTGAAAATGGCAAAGTCGCCGCACAGCGAAGCTCGATTGATCAATGTTCCCCCTGGATTGCCCATGTCTCAGTCTGTAATGGTCTCCCATGGTGTTCAACTTATGCACCAGGTCCCCAGTTCCTTCCACGACTACCCGCGGGTATATCAAGATCTTCGCAACTTCCACCCTTCTCACCTTGGTGGAATAAACCCGCAGTTTGGTGGAATAAACATGCCATCGCGCAGTATAACTCCTCAG GGTATCTCGGAAGGGGAACATGTGCACCCGGGAGTGAGGAGTAAAACTCCACAAATATCCCAAGAGAGCAGACTGTCGGGGCAGGTGGAACTGCACTCACCGCACATGCAGCATCTACAGAGGGAGCGTGTTCAACCAGAAGCTAATCCAACCTCCTATCCCTCTCCCACTGGGGTGTCTATGCCAATCAAACATGAACTGTCCTCCCCTCACCAAACACTAACCCCAAAGCAGCCGTCGTTTATCTCCACGCAATCCTCAGCACCAGGAGCAGCCCCGTCGCCCGTGATATCCAGGACAGACCATCAGACCATGGCAAAGTCAGAACCACAGGCATCGGCAGGCTCACAGAGACCCGTGGACATGGTGCAGCTTCTAACT AAATACCCGATAGTGTGGCAGGGTCTGCTAGCTCTGAAGAACGACACGGCTGCAGTGCAactccattttgtgtctggcAACAACGTGCTGGCCCACCGCTCGCTTCCCGCGTCTGAAGGCGGACCTCCTCTCAGAATTGCTCAGCGCATGCGGCTGGAGGCAACGCAGCTGGAAGGTGTGGCACGCAGAATGACG GTGGAAACCGATTACTGTTTGTTGTTGGCATTACCTTGTGGACGTGATCAGGAGGATGTAGTGAGTCAGACAGAGTCACTGAAGGCTGGGTTTATCAGCTATCTACAGCTCAAACAAGCTGCTGGAATCATCAATGTTCCAAATCCTGGCTCCAATCAG CCTGCTTACGTTCTTCAAATATTCCCACCCTGTGAATTCTCTGAGAGTCATCTATCCCGCCTAGCCCCAGACTTGCTTGCcagcatctccaacatctccccccATTTGATGATCGTCATCGCTTCAGTGTGA